From a single Prionailurus bengalensis isolate Pbe53 chromosome A1, Fcat_Pben_1.1_paternal_pri, whole genome shotgun sequence genomic region:
- the SLITRK1 gene encoding SLIT and NTRK-like protein 1: MLLWILLLETSLCFAAGNVTGDVCKEKICSCNEIEGDLHVDCEKKGFTSLQRFTAPTSQFYHLFLHGNSLTRLFPNEFANFYNAVSLHMENNGLHEIVPGAFLGLQLVKRLHINNNKIKSFRKQTFLGLDDLEYLQADFNLLRDIDPGAFQDLNKLEVLILNDNLISTLPANVFQYVPITHLDLRGNRLKTLPYEEVLEQIPGIAEILLEDNPWDCTCDLLSLKEWLENIPKNALIGRVVCEAPTRLQGKDLNETTEQDLCPLKNRVDSSLPAPPAQEETFAPGPLPTPFKTNGQEDHATPGSAPNGGTKIPGNWQIKIRPTAAIATGGARNKPQTNGLPCPGGCSCDHIPGSGLKMNCNNRNVSSLADLKPKLSNVQELFLRDNKIHSIRKSHFVDYKNLILLDLGNNNIATVENNTFKNLLDLRWLYMDSNYLDTLSREKFAGLQNLEYLNVEYNAIQLILPGTFNAMPKLRILILNNNLLRSLPVDVFAGVSLSKLSLHNNYFMYLPVAGVLDQLTSIIQIDLHGNPWECSCTIVPFKQWAERLGSEVLMSDLKCETPVNFFRKDFMLLSNDEICPQLYARISPTLTSHSKNSTGLAETGTHSNSYLDTSRVSISVLVPGLLLVFVTSAFTVVGMLVFILRNRKRSKRRDANSSASEINSLQTVCDSSYWHNGPYNADGAHRVYDCGSHSLSD; this comes from the coding sequence atgctgctttggattctgttgctGGAGACGTCTCTTTGTTTTGCCGCTGGAAACGTTACAGGGGACGTTTGTAAAGAGAAGATCTGTTCCTGCAATGAGATAGAAGGGGACCTGCACGTAGACTGTGAAAAAAAGGGCTTTACAAGTCTGCAGCGTTTCACCGCCCCGACTTCCCAGTTTTACCATCTATTTCTGCATGGTAATTCCCTCACTCGACTTTTCCCTAATGAGTTTGCTAACTTTTATAATGCGGTTAGTTTGCACATGGAAAACAATGGCTTGCATGAAATCGTTCCTGGGGCTTTTCTGGGGCTGCAGCTGGTGAAAAGGCTGCacatcaacaacaacaagatCAAATCTTTTCGAAAGCAGACTTTTCTGGGTCTGGACGATCTGGAATACCTCCAGGCCGATTTTAATTTATTACGGGATATAGACCCGGGGGCCTTCCAGGACTTGAACAAGCTGGAGGTACTCATTTTAAATGACAATCTCATCAGCACCCTACCTGCCAACGTGTTCCAGTatgtgcccatcacccacctcgaCCTCCGGGGAAACAGGCTGAAAACGCTGCCCTATGAGGAGGTCTTGGAGCAAATCCCTGGCATTGCTGAGATCCTGCTAGAGGATAACCCGTGGGACTGCACCTGTGATCTCCTCTCCCTGAAAGAATGGCTGGAAAACATTCCCAAAAATGCTCTGATCGGCCGAGTTGTCTGTGAAGCCCCCACCAGACTGCAGGGGAAAGACCTCAATGAAACCACAGAACAGGACTTGTGTCCTTTGAAAAACAGAGTGGATTCCAGTCTCCCGGCGCCCCCTGCCCAAGAAGAGACCTTCGCTCCTGGCCCCCTGCCAACTCCTTTCAAGACAAATGGGCAAGAGGATCATGCCACCCCAGGGTCTGCTCCAAATGGAGGTACAAAGATCCCAGGCAACTGGCAGATCAAAATAAGACCCACTGCTGCGATAGCGACCGGCGGCGCCAGAAACAAGCCCCAAACCAATGGCTTGCCTTGCCCTGGGGGCTGCAGCTGCGACCACATCCCAGGGTCGGGTTTAAAGATGAACTGCAACAACCGGAACGTGAGCAGCTTGGCTGATTTGAAGCCCAAGCTTTCCAATGTGCAGGAGCTTTTCCTTCGAGATAACAAGATACATAGCATCCGAAAATCGCACTTTGTGGATTACAAGAATCTCATTCTGTTAGACCTCGGCAACAACAACATTGCCACCGTAGAGAACAACACTTTTAAGAACCTTCTGGACCTCAGGTGGCTGTATATGGATAGCAATTACCTGGACACGCTGTCCCGGGAGAAATTCGCCGGGCTGCAAAACCTCGAGTACCTGAACGTGGAGTACAATGCAATCCAGCTCATCCTTCCTGGCACCTTCAATGCCATGCCCAAACTAAGGATCCTCATTCTCAACAACAACTTGCTGAGGTCCCTGCCCGTGGACGTGTTCGCTGGGGTCTCACTCTCTAAGCTCAGTCTGCACAACAATTATTTCATGTACCTTCCAGTGGCAGGGGTACTGGACCAGTTAACCTCCATCATCCAGATAGACCTGCACGGAAACCCTTGGGAGTGCTCCTGCACCATTGTGCCTTTTAAGCAATGGGCAGAACGCCTGGGTTCCGAAGTGCTGATGAGCGACCTCAAGTGTGAGACGCCGGTGAACTTCTTTAGGAAGGATTTCATGCTCCTCTCCAATGACGAGATCTGCCCCCAGCTGTACGCGAGGATCTCGCCCACGCTAACTTCGCACAGTAAAAACAGCACTGGGTTGGCGGAGACCGGGACGCACTCCAACTCCTATCTAGACACCAGCAGGGTGTCCATCTCGGTGTTGGTCCCGGGACTGCTGCTGGTGTTTGTCACCTCCGCCTTCACTGTAGTGGGCATGCTCGTGTTTATCCTGAGGAATAGAAAACGATCTAAGAGAAGGGACGCCAACTCCTCGGCGTCCGAAATTAATTCCCTACAGACAGTCTGTGACTCTTCCTACTGGCACAATGGGCCTTACAACGCAGATGGGGCCCACAGAGTATATGACTGTGGCTCCCACTCACTCTCAGACTAA